A single region of the Anaerolineales bacterium genome encodes:
- the pbpC gene encoding penicillin-binding protein 1C, producing MMNPSAAGWGSMMGNGLRRAGRWFRARRRWQQVGIVLLTLFLIAGGGLYLWIFSDLPSLDRLEAGLALPTTRIYDRKGRLLYEVIDPQGGRHAPIPLSEMPQALIQATIATEDRNFYATRGIDLEGMIRALWINIQGGEIRAGGSTITQQVVRNLLLDPNQRAERTLRRKLREMALAVQLSGRYSHDEILALYLNQTYYGNLAYGVEAAARAYFDKDARELTLAEAAMLAGLPQSPAIYDPLTNPTGGKDRQRVVLDLMVNAGYLTKAAADEAFKQPLQYGSGQFPINAPHFVQEVWKVVAANFGEYLYEGGLEVITTLDLDYQRLAEETARRHLGFLNTSTATKPANNATGAAIVAIDPRTGQVLTMVGSPDYFNEDNSGAVNMAVAPRQPGSTLKPFTYALAFDPDKPNAWTPATMVLDISTPFVTNKLESYTPSNYGLVERGPVLVREALASSYNIPAVVALDAVGIEPFIRLLNRLGITTLNNLEKIGLSITLGGGDVRLIDLTAAYAALANSGRPVEWSLLLSVKDRAGNTLYEWTPRPPQPYVIDPKVAWLITDILSDNEARMPSFGDHSPLQIDRPAAVKTGTTTDYRDNWTVGYTPQIVVGVWVGNPDNTPMYRVSGVTGAGPIWNDFIRAVLNDQPKVSFERPPGIVQAEVCTASGLLPTASCPRKRLEWFILGTIPTAYDTIWQTFTIDTRSGLLADETTPPFYKRDQVFMVLPQEARAWGIRNAIQPPPVALESVAYQTQGDTLRLLTPDPYTIFQISPLIPFETQRVRFSVVVPPETIRVEYWLNGRLFQTTNAAPWWAWWALVPGGYDLQARATLRDGSTIMSGVNVFRVEGYVPPDERPASGNAGQ from the coding sequence ATGATGAATCCATCGGCGGCTGGATGGGGATCAATGATGGGCAACGGGCTAAGACGGGCGGGGCGGTGGTTTCGGGCGCGGCGGCGTTGGCAGCAGGTCGGAATCGTCTTGCTCACCCTGTTTCTGATCGCTGGCGGCGGACTTTATCTGTGGATTTTCAGCGACCTCCCTTCCTTAGATCGCCTTGAAGCGGGTTTGGCACTTCCCACCACACGCATCTATGACCGCAAAGGGCGCTTGCTCTACGAGGTCATTGACCCGCAGGGCGGGCGACATGCGCCCATCCCTCTCAGTGAGATGCCTCAAGCGCTGATTCAGGCAACGATTGCTACTGAGGATCGCAATTTTTATGCAACACGCGGTATTGACCTTGAGGGCATGATCCGCGCCTTGTGGATCAACATACAAGGTGGGGAAATCCGTGCGGGGGGAAGCACGATCACCCAACAGGTTGTCCGCAACCTCTTGCTTGACCCCAACCAGCGGGCGGAACGCACCTTGCGCCGCAAACTCCGTGAGATGGCACTAGCGGTGCAGCTTTCGGGGCGCTACAGCCATGATGAGATTCTCGCGCTTTATTTGAACCAGACCTACTATGGCAACCTTGCCTACGGCGTGGAGGCGGCGGCGCGTGCCTACTTTGACAAAGATGCCCGCGAGTTGACCCTTGCTGAAGCAGCGATGTTGGCAGGCTTGCCGCAATCGCCGGCCATTTATGATCCACTGACAAACCCCACCGGCGGGAAAGATCGTCAGCGCGTCGTCCTTGACCTCATGGTGAACGCGGGCTATCTGACAAAAGCCGCCGCAGACGAGGCATTCAAGCAGCCTCTTCAATACGGCTCTGGGCAGTTCCCGATCAACGCGCCGCACTTTGTCCAAGAGGTGTGGAAGGTGGTGGCGGCAAACTTTGGCGAATACCTCTACGAAGGCGGGCTGGAGGTGATCACCACCCTTGATCTGGATTACCAACGCCTTGCCGAAGAAACCGCCCGCCGCCATCTGGGCTTTCTGAACACCTCAACGGCAACCAAACCCGCCAACAATGCGACTGGGGCAGCCATCGTCGCTATCGACCCACGCACAGGGCAAGTGCTGACGATGGTGGGCAGCCCCGATTATTTCAACGAGGATAACAGTGGGGCGGTGAACATGGCGGTTGCCCCCCGCCAGCCGGGATCAACGCTAAAACCGTTCACCTATGCGCTCGCCTTTGATCCCGACAAGCCCAACGCTTGGACGCCCGCCACGATGGTTCTCGATATTTCAACACCCTTTGTCACGAATAAATTGGAGAGCTACACGCCAAGCAATTATGGCTTGGTGGAACGGGGTCCTGTCCTCGTTCGGGAGGCGTTGGCGTCTTCCTATAACATTCCGGCGGTGGTCGCTCTGGACGCTGTAGGGATTGAGCCGTTCATCCGGCTGCTGAACCGCTTGGGCATTACAACGCTAAACAATCTCGAAAAAATTGGCTTGTCGATCACACTAGGCGGCGGGGATGTCCGCTTGATTGACCTGACTGCCGCCTATGCCGCCCTTGCCAACAGCGGGCGTCCGGTGGAGTGGTCGCTGCTGCTCAGTGTGAAAGATCGTGCCGGCAACACCCTCTATGAATGGACGCCGCGCCCCCCGCAGCCCTATGTGATTGATCCGAAGGTGGCATGGCTGATCACCGACATTTTGAGCGATAACGAAGCGCGGATGCCCTCTTTTGGCGATCACAGTCCGCTGCAAATTGACCGACCAGCGGCGGTGAAAACAGGGACGACGACGGATTATCGCGATAATTGGACGGTGGGCTACACGCCACAGATCGTCGTTGGGGTGTGGGTGGGCAACCCCGACAACACGCCGATGTACCGCGTCTCCGGCGTGACGGGGGCGGGTCCGATTTGGAACGATTTCATCCGTGCGGTGCTAAACGATCAGCCGAAGGTATCCTTTGAACGCCCGCCGGGGATCGTCCAAGCCGAAGTATGCACCGCCTCCGGTCTACTGCCAACGGCATCCTGTCCGCGCAAGCGCCTTGAATGGTTTATTTTGGGGACAATCCCGACGGCATATGACACGATCTGGCAAACCTTCACCATAGATACCCGCAGCGGACTGCTTGCCGATGAGACGACCCCGCCCTTTTACAAGCGCGATCAGGTCTTTATGGTGCTGCCCCAAGAGGCGCGGGCGTGGGGGATTCGGAACGCTATTCAACCGCCGCCCGTCGCCCTAGAGAGCGTGGCTTACCAAACTCAGGGGGATACTCTTCGCCTGCTCACGCCCGATCCCTATACGATTTTCCAGATCAGCCCGCTGATCCCCTTTGAGACGCAGCGTGTGCGCTTTTCGGTGGTTGTGCCGCCGGAAACCATCCGTGTGGAATACTGGCTTAACGGACGGCTGTTCCAAACAACAAACGCCGCCCCCTGGTGGGCATGGTGGGCGCTTGTGCCGGGGGGCTATGATCTTCAGGCGCGGGCAACGCTGCGCGATGGGTCAACGATCATGAGCGGGGTGAACGTTTTCCGGGTGGAAGGCTACGTCCCGCCCGATGAACGCCCCGCCAGCGGCAACGCCGGACAGTGA
- the ppk1 gene encoding polyphosphate kinase 1, with protein MTDSNPQPILSQPSTALYINRELSWLEFNRRCLLEAARPELPLLERLRFLTIFSNNLDEFFMVRVSGLKDQVDAGISDPTPDGMTPSQQLDAIRERLMPMLHEQRAMLHEDLLPKLAEHGVRIVRYTDLDEADRYILRRYYETELFPVLTPLAVDPGRPFPHISNLSLNLAIVLHDQYGREQFARVKVPTLVSRIVSLQQCYQTYGKGEIDPSGEQRFLWLEDLIAANLDLLFPGMTVIHASAFRVTRNNDLEIAEEEASDLLETIEDIVRQRRFGPVVRLDVAENMPERVRTLLLENLEVTPADMYVLRTPLGIKDIADLCNLDLPALKFSPYAPQRPSRLPVGVDIFAAIRGGDILLHHPFDSFLPTIEFFQQAAEDPNVLAIKTTLYRVGRNSPLVEALLDAQENLKQVAVLVELKARFDEENNIGWARRLEAAGVHIVYGLVGLKTHAKVTLVVRRETDGVRRYVHLSTGNYNATTARLYTDLALFTCDPVIGADASQLFNRLTGYASDIRYNKLWVAPEFLRAVFTEKIQREIAHARAGRKGQMILKMNSLVDPGMIALLYEASQAGVQIDLLVRGICCLRPGVPGISENIRVRCLLGRYLEHGRVYYFHNGGEEEVYLGSADLMQRNLNRRVEVIFPVESADLKRQIMDEIIAIELRDNVKSRRLLPDGTYLPILPGAGEAPLEAQRWFMERRRDT; from the coding sequence ATGACCGACAGCAACCCACAACCGATTCTCTCTCAGCCCAGCACGGCATTATACATCAACCGCGAATTGAGTTGGCTGGAGTTCAACCGCCGCTGCCTGCTAGAGGCAGCCCGCCCCGAACTCCCCCTTTTGGAGCGGCTGCGCTTCCTGACCATCTTCAGCAACAACCTTGATGAATTTTTTATGGTGCGCGTCTCTGGGTTGAAGGATCAAGTTGACGCCGGAATCAGCGACCCCACGCCCGACGGCATGACCCCTAGCCAACAGTTGGACGCTATCCGCGAACGCCTCATGCCCATGCTCCACGAACAGCGGGCGATGCTTCATGAGGATTTACTTCCCAAATTGGCGGAACACGGCGTGCGCATCGTCCGCTATACCGATCTCGATGAGGCGGATCGCTATATTTTGCGGCGCTATTACGAAACGGAATTGTTCCCCGTCCTCACCCCCCTTGCCGTCGATCCCGGACGCCCGTTTCCCCATATTTCCAACCTCAGCCTAAATTTGGCAATTGTTCTTCATGATCAGTATGGGCGTGAGCAGTTTGCCCGTGTCAAAGTACCAACCCTTGTCTCGCGGATTGTCTCCCTTCAGCAATGCTACCAAACCTATGGCAAGGGCGAGATCGATCCAAGCGGTGAGCAGCGCTTTCTTTGGTTAGAAGACCTCATTGCCGCTAACCTCGACTTGCTTTTCCCCGGCATGACGGTGATTCATGCCAGCGCCTTCCGCGTGACGCGCAACAATGATCTTGAAATTGCTGAAGAAGAAGCCAGCGACCTCTTAGAGACGATTGAAGATATTGTTCGTCAGCGCCGCTTTGGTCCCGTCGTCCGCCTCGATGTTGCCGAGAATATGCCAGAGCGCGTGCGGACGCTGCTGTTGGAAAACCTTGAAGTCACCCCCGCCGATATGTACGTCCTACGTACTCCATTGGGCATCAAAGACATAGCCGATCTGTGCAACCTAGACCTGCCCGCGCTAAAGTTCTCGCCCTACGCGCCACAGCGTCCTTCGCGTCTGCCCGTCGGGGTTGATATTTTCGCGGCAATCCGGGGCGGCGATATTTTGCTCCATCACCCCTTTGATAGTTTCCTGCCAACGATTGAATTTTTTCAACAGGCGGCGGAAGACCCCAACGTATTGGCGATCAAGACGACGCTTTACCGCGTGGGACGCAACTCCCCATTGGTAGAGGCGCTTCTGGACGCCCAAGAAAACCTGAAACAAGTCGCCGTGCTGGTTGAGCTTAAGGCACGCTTTGACGAAGAAAACAACATCGGTTGGGCGCGGCGCTTGGAGGCGGCGGGCGTTCATATTGTCTATGGCTTGGTTGGCTTGAAAACGCACGCAAAGGTGACTCTTGTTGTCCGCCGCGAGACAGATGGGGTGCGCCGCTATGTTCACCTTTCTACGGGCAATTACAACGCGACAACGGCGCGGCTGTATACCGATTTAGCCCTGTTCACCTGCGATCCGGTCATTGGCGCCGATGCCTCGCAGTTGTTCAACCGCCTGACGGGGTATGCCAGTGACATTCGCTATAACAAACTGTGGGTTGCTCCCGAATTTTTACGTGCCGTCTTTACGGAAAAAATTCAGCGGGAAATTGCCCATGCACGCGCCGGACGTAAAGGGCAGATGATCCTCAAAATGAATTCCCTGGTCGATCCGGGCATGATCGCCCTTCTTTACGAAGCCTCCCAAGCGGGTGTCCAGATTGACCTTCTGGTGCGCGGCATTTGCTGTTTGCGTCCGGGGGTGCCGGGAATCAGCGAGAACATCCGCGTTCGCTGCCTTTTGGGGCGCTATCTTGAACACGGGCGGGTGTACTACTTCCACAACGGGGGTGAGGAAGAAGTCTATTTGGGAAGTGCCGATCTGATGCAGCGTAACTTAAATCGCCGCGTGGAAGTCATTTTTCCGGTGGAGTCCGCCGATTTGAAGCGCCAGATCATGGACGAGATCATCGCCATAGAACTGCGCGATAATGTGAAATCGCGTCGCTTACTTCCCGACGGCACGTACCTTCCCATCCTTCCAGGGGCGGGGGAAGCCCCCCTAGAGGCACAGCGCTGGTTCATGGAGCGGCGGCGGGACACTTAA
- a CDS encoding response regulator codes for MTAANVPFTATRSPVIMVVDDDDSTRHLLKVHVTKMNYEPVCFGDGLSALEWLGANPRPDLALLDVMLPDMDGYTVCTRIRERYSSGLLPVLMLSALGGDVEQRIRGLQVGANDILGKPFHSKELRARIDGLLKLHDEAQEADDLTAYVAPARRRRQTGLLAAVPQQYERGTGVVLFADLRGFTAFTAASNLDSVIDVLNTFFEAMMRVIEDHGGVVFDLIGDELLAVFNLPESVPQPAFLAVQAAVAMQHAFTNLHHRWELYGIHLGLGIGIHMGEVALGDIGGANYKRFTVIGSPVNIANRLVSNAHNGEIMISESVSLGTDRQRLPPLTMASDEIRLKGISDPFRVWRLRPVVAG; via the coding sequence ATGACCGCTGCGAATGTGCCGTTCACAGCTACCCGCTCCCCCGTAATCATGGTTGTGGATGATGACGACTCCACGCGCCACCTTCTGAAAGTTCATGTCACCAAAATGAACTATGAGCCAGTCTGCTTTGGCGATGGCTTAAGCGCCTTGGAATGGCTTGGGGCAAACCCGCGCCCCGATCTTGCCCTGCTTGATGTGATGCTCCCCGATATGGATGGGTATACCGTCTGTACGAGGATACGGGAACGCTATTCATCGGGGCTGCTCCCCGTCCTCATGTTGAGCGCCCTCGGTGGCGATGTGGAACAGCGCATACGCGGCTTACAGGTCGGGGCGAACGATATTCTTGGCAAACCGTTTCATAGCAAAGAACTGCGGGCGCGGATTGATGGCTTGCTCAAACTTCACGACGAGGCGCAAGAGGCAGACGATCTAACTGCCTATGTTGCCCCTGCCCGCCGCCGCCGCCAAACGGGACTGCTTGCCGCTGTCCCCCAACAATATGAACGAGGGACAGGTGTCGTCCTCTTTGCCGACTTGCGCGGATTCACTGCCTTTACCGCCGCCTCGAACTTGGACAGCGTGATTGACGTTCTCAATACCTTTTTCGAGGCGATGATGCGCGTTATCGAAGATCACGGTGGGGTGGTGTTCGACCTCATTGGGGATGAACTTTTGGCTGTATTCAACCTTCCTGAATCTGTGCCACAGCCCGCCTTTCTTGCGGTGCAAGCGGCTGTTGCCATGCAGCACGCTTTTACCAACCTTCACCATCGTTGGGAATTGTATGGGATTCACCTCGGCTTGGGGATCGGGATTCACATGGGCGAGGTGGCTCTGGGGGATATTGGGGGGGCGAACTACAAACGGTTCACCGTCATTGGCAGTCCGGTGAACATTGCCAACCGTCTTGTGAGCAATGCCCACAACGGCGAAATCATGATCTCCGAGTCCGTCTCTTTGGGAACGGATCGGCAGCGGCTGCCTCCCCTTACTATGGCGAGCGACGAGATACGCCTGAAAGGGATCAGCGATCCGTTTCGGGTTTGGCGCTTGCGTCCAGTAGTGGCGGGGTGA
- a CDS encoding aminoacetone oxidase family FAD-binding enzyme, with product MTSAVYDVVVIGAGAAGLMAGIWAGRTSAKGRHLILDGARTLGAKILVAGGGRCNVTHDTVSADAYAGASPNAIRKVLTRFDVPQTVAFFRQLGVLLKRESTGKLFPTTNSARTVLNALLSAVREAGVTIEHPQRVEQLEKRGDLFTLSGQSGSFQARRVILATGGKALPKSGSDGQGYALASGLGHTLTPHIFPALVPLILAADHPLRTLSGLSAPAVLDLWSGTGKHLIRFTDALLCTHFGLSGPAALDMSRYYTAARREDSGVRLTVNWLPERDSVAFEGDIVALGKVSLGRYLSDHLPERLARLLCQIAAVDPSQRAETLLREQRRALVAAVTRLPLPVTGDRGFTYAEVTAGGVPLTEIRLETMESRLCSGVYLCGEICDVDGRIGGYNFQWAWASGYTAGVAAGRSVSG from the coding sequence ATGACCTCTGCGGTGTACGATGTTGTCGTCATTGGGGCAGGCGCGGCGGGTCTTATGGCGGGCATTTGGGCGGGGCGCACGTCCGCGAAGGGTCGCCACCTGATCCTTGATGGGGCGCGGACGCTTGGGGCAAAAATCCTTGTGGCGGGCGGTGGGCGCTGCAATGTGACCCACGACACGGTAAGCGCCGATGCCTATGCCGGGGCGTCGCCGAACGCTATTCGGAAAGTCCTGACCCGCTTTGATGTTCCGCAGACTGTCGCCTTTTTCCGCCAACTGGGCGTGCTGCTCAAACGGGAATCAACGGGGAAACTCTTTCCAACAACCAACAGCGCCCGAACGGTGTTAAACGCCCTTCTGAGTGCCGTTCGTGAGGCGGGCGTTACTATCGAACACCCACAGCGCGTTGAGCAGCTTGAAAAAAGGGGCGATCTTTTCACGCTCAGCGGTCAATCGGGCAGCTTCCAAGCGCGGCGGGTGATCTTGGCAACGGGCGGCAAAGCGCTGCCCAAAAGTGGATCCGATGGACAGGGGTACGCGCTCGCCAGCGGCTTAGGGCATACGCTCACCCCCCATATTTTTCCGGCGCTTGTCCCGCTCATCCTCGCCGCCGATCACCCCCTCCGCACCTTGAGCGGGCTGAGCGCTCCCGCCGTCCTTGATTTGTGGTCGGGAACGGGGAAACATCTGATCCGGTTCACCGATGCCTTGCTTTGCACCCACTTTGGCTTATCTGGTCCCGCCGCATTGGATATGAGCCGCTACTACACCGCAGCGCGACGCGAGGATTCCGGCGTCAGGCTGACGGTGAACTGGCTGCCAGAGCGCGATAGCGTAGCCTTCGAGGGCGACATCGTAGCCTTAGGTAAGGTTTCGCTTGGGCGCTACCTCAGCGACCACCTTCCCGAACGGTTGGCGCGGCTGCTCTGCCAGATAGCCGCTGTTGACCCTTCGCAGCGTGCCGAGACGCTGCTGCGCGAACAACGGCGGGCGCTGGTGGCAGCGGTAACGCGCTTGCCCTTGCCCGTGACGGGGGATCGTGGGTTCACCTATGCCGAAGTGACAGCGGGGGGTGTCCCTCTGACGGAAATCCGTCTAGAGACAATGGAATCGCGGCTTTGTTCGGGGGTGTACCTCTGTGGCGAAATCTGCGATGTAGACGGACGGATCGGCGGCTATAACTTTCAGTGGGCGTGGGCAAGCGGTTACACGGCGGGGGTGGCAGCAGGGCGCAGTGTTTCGGGATGA
- a CDS encoding glycosyltransferase family 4 protein, giving the protein MSTPRILIVAPDLGLNPDGTYRPGGIQYAGRLFRRALEGAANLAIRVVSQVDPPEISGIIGCGGSRLRLAHTVIRLMPQVDRVIYLHLHQAALSNLPGHPPFVVIANGEEVYDPPSPLRARALRRAESVIAISQFTARFVAPYREGRSPVRVVHLGIDPPASSKPLLMPEQGGEAALLCVGSMYQWQPERTKGHRALIQAWTAVKATSNLAEAALWIVGGGEDEPSLRALAAANPRITFFGRLSEAQLAPLWQKARGFVLPSRREGFGLVYLEAMRRGLPCIAGNTDAGAEIVIDGETGFTVSSDPTDIAQRCIRLLQYEALAEKMGAQGRQRFADHFTFDHFRARLGQALGLSL; this is encoded by the coding sequence GTGTCCACGCCGCGCATTCTGATCGTTGCCCCCGATCTGGGGCTGAACCCCGATGGCACCTACCGTCCGGGTGGGATTCAATATGCCGGGCGGTTGTTTCGGCGGGCGCTAGAGGGCGCTGCCAATCTAGCCATACGCGTGGTTAGTCAGGTCGATCCGCCGGAAATATCGGGGATCATCGGCTGCGGCGGGTCGCGGCTTAGATTGGCGCACACCGTGATCCGGCTTATGCCTCAGGTAGATCGGGTGATTTACCTCCACCTCCACCAAGCGGCGCTCTCAAACCTCCCCGGACATCCGCCCTTCGTCGTCATTGCCAATGGGGAAGAAGTCTACGATCCGCCGTCACCCCTCCGCGCCCGCGCCCTCCGCCGTGCCGAGAGCGTGATCGCCATCTCACAGTTCACCGCACGGTTTGTCGCACCCTACCGCGAAGGGCGTTCCCCTGTGCGCGTTGTCCATTTAGGAATCGATCCACCCGCTTCTTCTAAGCCGCTTCTGATGCCGGAGCAAGGGGGGGAGGCAGCGCTGCTCTGCGTCGGTTCAATGTACCAGTGGCAGCCCGAACGAACAAAAGGACACCGTGCCTTGATTCAGGCTTGGACGGCAGTCAAGGCGACGAGCAATCTCGCTGAGGCAGCGTTGTGGATTGTTGGCGGCGGCGAGGATGAGCCATCGCTGCGAGCGTTGGCGGCTGCCAACCCCAGAATTACCTTCTTTGGACGCCTTAGCGAGGCACAACTCGCCCCCTTATGGCAAAAAGCACGGGGCTTTGTTTTGCCTAGCCGCCGTGAGGGGTTTGGCTTGGTCTATTTGGAAGCGATGCGACGTGGGCTGCCGTGTATTGCGGGGAATACCGACGCCGGCGCCGAGATTGTGATCGACGGCGAGACAGGTTTTACCGTCTCCTCTGATCCGACAGACATCGCCCAGCGATGTATCCGCTTACTTCAATATGAAGCGTTGGCAGAGAAGATGGGGGCGCAAGGGCGGCAGCGCTTTGCCGATCACTTCACCTTTGATCACTTTCGGGCGCGGCTTGGGCAGGCGTTGGGGCTTTCTCTATGA
- a CDS encoding EamA family transporter, which translates to MQITGKRSPLNTGVLMVFVAALFFGTIPVFSTLLQREGVQVWLQVGVRLTLTVMLFGILLALFPRRFGAKGLLPSWRDARFAAFNGLMLLGSFVTYITALGLSTSNKVVLLAYLYPLFTAIIARVVLGEALTRLKLAALGIGFTGIAVTIQVWTIRDLRDLNAGDMLAILNGLLTALYVVTGRWWRTTTGVTAVPAVVWSAGSALLGLLGLGMADLMLNGGGGCTLSLPLKQVPQSLFYSLAWRFWGRQSPTGHFTLGLGACHRGSPVCSCCQR; encoded by the coding sequence ATGCAAATTACTGGAAAACGCTCACCTTTGAATACAGGGGTGTTGATGGTCTTTGTCGCTGCCCTGTTCTTCGGGACAATTCCTGTCTTTTCGACGCTGCTCCAGCGGGAAGGGGTGCAGGTCTGGCTGCAAGTGGGCGTTCGTCTGACACTGACAGTGATGCTTTTCGGTATACTGCTTGCCCTGTTTCCCAGACGTTTTGGGGCGAAAGGACTTCTTCCATCATGGCGTGATGCGCGTTTTGCGGCATTCAACGGGTTGATGCTGTTAGGGTCTTTTGTCACCTACATAACAGCGCTTGGGCTAAGCACCTCGAACAAGGTAGTCTTGCTCGCTTATCTTTACCCTCTGTTCACGGCGATCATCGCCCGTGTTGTGCTTGGTGAAGCCCTAACGCGGTTGAAACTTGCGGCATTGGGCATTGGCTTTACAGGGATCGCCGTCACCATTCAGGTGTGGACGATCCGCGACCTGCGCGATTTAAACGCGGGCGACATGTTGGCTATCCTGAATGGGCTGCTCACGGCGTTGTATGTTGTCACGGGGCGTTGGTGGCGCACCACAACAGGGGTTACGGCAGTGCCAGCCGTGGTTTGGTCGGCGGGATCGGCGCTGCTTGGGCTGCTTGGGTTGGGGATGGCTGATCTCATGTTGAATGGGGGGGGGGGCTGCACGCTCAGTTTACCTTTAAAGCAAGTCCCTCAGTCCCTTTTTTATTCTTTGGCTTGGCGTTTTTGGGGACGGCAATCCCCTACGGGGCATTTTACTTTGGGATTGGGCGCCTGCCATCGGGGATCGCCAGTTTGCTCATGCTGCCAGAGGTGA
- a CDS encoding EamA family transporter — MGTAIPYGAFYFGIGRLPSGIASLLMLPEVIAVFIFSAIFLGQPITGAQLVGGAIIMSAGLLVSRG, encoded by the coding sequence TTGGGGACGGCAATCCCCTACGGGGCATTTTACTTTGGGATTGGGCGCCTGCCATCGGGGATCGCCAGTTTGCTCATGCTGCCAGAGGTGATCGCCGTGTTCATCTTCAGCGCGATCTTCCTCGGACAGCCCATAACGGGGGCGCAGCTTGTTGGCGGGGCGATCATCATGAGCGCTGGACTGCTCGTTTCACGGGGGTGA
- a CDS encoding carbamoyltransferase, producing MAVILGINTLHAGASAALLIDGLPVAALAEERLNRQKYYAGFPARAIEACLAAAGITWREVDYLAVGRDPRANRPQKAFYALRHPARVLNLLRSGAARLDLNDLRPTIVESCGVPHADLRFRQVNVEHHLAHLASAFFASPYERAAGFSLDGSGDFVTCMLAACEGDALYPLRRLYMPHSLGWLYTMICQFIGFPNYGDEGKVMGLAPYGENSYKASFAEMLRLTGDGFRLNGRWFRFPGSARGESVTAGGEMVVDPLYSDHMIRIFGTPRPPTDPLTDRDRNLAQGVQATFERVYHHLLNSLHQLYPVNRVAMAGGGVLNSVANGQIFQKTPFRETFIQPAAGDEGLSLGAALYVARSICHEPNRYQMSHAYLGLGYSDSQIRAALDQSRLPYRECSPHELVEIAADQLAGGGIVGWFQGRMEWGPRALGARSILAHPGLPEMKDALNARIKRRESFRPFAPAVLAERQNDVFECGEPSPFMLHVYPIKAAWRERLAAVTHVDNSGRLQTVTEAANPLYYAVIRAFERRTGIPVLLNTSFNENEPIVCTPEEAVACFERTRMDGLAIGSFWCEKG from the coding sequence ATGGCAGTCATCCTCGGCATCAACACACTCCATGCGGGCGCATCGGCAGCGCTGCTGATCGATGGATTGCCCGTTGCCGCCCTTGCTGAGGAACGCCTGAATCGTCAAAAGTACTACGCGGGCTTTCCAGCGCGTGCCATCGAAGCGTGTCTTGCCGCAGCGGGCATCACCTGGCGTGAGGTCGATTACCTCGCCGTTGGGCGTGATCCCCGCGCCAACCGCCCCCAAAAGGCGTTTTATGCTCTCCGCCATCCGGCACGGGTGTTGAATCTCCTTCGGTCTGGGGCGGCGCGGCTTGACCTGAACGATCTGCGCCCGACGATTGTCGAATCATGTGGCGTCCCTCACGCTGACCTGCGCTTTCGTCAGGTGAATGTTGAGCATCATCTTGCCCATCTCGCCAGCGCTTTTTTTGCCTCCCCCTATGAACGCGCTGCGGGCTTCAGCCTAGATGGGTCGGGCGATTTCGTCACCTGTATGCTCGCCGCCTGTGAGGGCGATGCGCTTTACCCCCTGCGCCGCCTCTATATGCCCCATTCGTTGGGCTGGCTCTACACGATGATCTGCCAATTCATTGGCTTTCCTAACTATGGCGATGAGGGGAAAGTGATGGGGCTTGCCCCCTATGGAGAAAATTCCTACAAGGCATCCTTTGCCGAGATGCTCCGTCTGACAGGAGATGGGTTTCGGCTCAATGGGCGCTGGTTTCGCTTCCCCGGCAGCGCACGTGGCGAAAGCGTCACAGCGGGCGGCGAGATGGTCGTTGATCCGCTTTATTCTGATCACATGATTCGGATTTTTGGCACACCGCGCCCCCCCACCGATCCCCTCACTGATCGGGATCGCAATTTAGCGCAGGGTGTTCAGGCAACCTTTGAGCGCGTCTACCACCACCTTCTCAACAGCTTGCACCAATTGTATCCGGTGAATCGCGTCGCTATGGCGGGCGGCGGCGTGTTGAACAGCGTCGCCAATGGGCAGATTTTCCAGAAAACCCCTTTTCGCGAAACATTCATCCAGCCCGCCGCCGGAGATGAGGGGCTTTCCCTCGGTGCGGCGCTCTATGTGGCACGCTCAATCTGCCACGAACCCAACCGCTATCAGATGAGTCATGCTTATCTTGGGTTAGGCTACAGCGATAGCCAAATTCGCGCCGCGTTGGATCAATCGCGCCTCCCCTACCGCGAATGTTCCCCCCATGAACTGGTTGAGATCGCTGCCGATCAGCTTGCGGGGGGAGGGATTGTGGGCTGGTTTCAGGGACGGATGGAGTGGGGTCCCCGTGCGTTGGGGGCGCGATCCATCCTTGCCCATCCCGGTCTACCAGAGATGAAAGATGCCCTCAATGCCCGTATCAAACGGCGGGAGTCCTTTCGTCCCTTTGCTCCGGCGGTGTTGGCAGAACGCCAGAACGATGTCTTTGAGTGCGGCGAACCCTCCCCCTTTATGCTCCATGTCTATCCGATCAAAGCGGCATGGCGGGAGCGCTTGGCGGCAGTGACCCATGTTGATAACAGCGGACGCTTGCAGACCGTCACAGAAGCAGCAAACCCGCTTTACTATGCGGTGATCCGCGCCTTTGAGCGCCGCACAGGGATTCCCGTCCTCTTAAACACCAGCTTTAACGAGAACGAACCCATCGTCTGTACCCCAGAGGAGGCAGTTGCCTGTTTTGAGCGAACGCGCATGGATGGCTTGGCAATTGGGTCGTTTTGGTGCGAGAAAGGGTGA